A DNA window from Argonema galeatum A003/A1 contains the following coding sequences:
- a CDS encoding alpha/beta hydrolase: MTKSHYSTITAGIIEQAKIREDALPIRNEKCRDQFFFHPHPTPKIFLFFHGFTAAPYQFEPLGKALFQLGYNVLIPLQPGHGIAGDWNGDNPPPLPEEAEVYQQFALDWLQVAKLLGEEIIIGGDSSGGTLSAWLALERPQEIAKALLFSAYLGGNFKIADWLVSILPIYYEWFNKDNPGSFGYDGFRMPALRVFLDMGQEILERVQNSPAAPMLIISSEADKAVNIEEHRDLFQAVLKRQPNSWYYCFDKSLDIPHTMMTKLEGNEYLDILITIAKAYVECDLPWFLLKEIALQMLQGKSFDTVVEELNIAQQVCPDLRVMMAMVDKQSIVDDRE, translated from the coding sequence ATGACAAAATCTCATTACTCAACCATAACAGCAGGGATTATTGAGCAAGCTAAAATTCGCGAAGATGCTCTGCCAATCAGGAATGAAAAGTGTCGAGATCAATTCTTTTTTCATCCTCATCCCACACCAAAAATTTTCCTTTTCTTCCACGGATTTACTGCTGCTCCCTACCAGTTTGAACCGCTGGGGAAAGCGCTTTTTCAGTTGGGTTATAATGTACTAATTCCATTACAACCCGGTCATGGCATCGCGGGAGATTGGAACGGCGATAATCCTCCTCCATTGCCAGAAGAAGCTGAAGTTTATCAACAATTTGCGCTTGATTGGTTGCAGGTAGCTAAACTTTTGGGAGAGGAGATAATCATCGGAGGAGATTCCAGCGGCGGTACATTATCAGCTTGGTTAGCCCTCGAACGTCCCCAAGAAATTGCCAAAGCTTTACTATTTTCTGCCTACTTGGGCGGTAACTTCAAGATCGCAGATTGGTTAGTGTCGATTCTGCCTATTTATTATGAGTGGTTCAACAAAGACAATCCTGGCAGTTTTGGCTATGATGGCTTTCGGATGCCTGCGTTGCGGGTGTTTTTAGATATGGGGCAAGAGATTTTGGAGCGAGTGCAAAACAGTCCCGCTGCGCCGATGTTGATTATTTCTAGCGAAGCTGATAAAGCCGTTAACATTGAGGAACACCGAGACTTATTTCAAGCCGTACTGAAACGTCAGCCTAACTCGTGGTATTACTGCTTCGACAAATCGTTAGATATCCCTCATACGATGATGACAAAACTAGAGGGAAATGAGTATTTGGATATACTTATTACTATAGCGAAAGCTTATGTCGAATGCGATTTGCCTTGGTTTCTGCTCAAGGAAATTGCCCTTCAGATGCTGCAAGGAAAAAGTTTCGATACTGTTGTGGAAGAATTGAATATTGCTCAACAGGTTTGCCCAGATTTGCGCGTAATGATGGCAATGGTGGATAAGCAAAGTATTGTTGACGACCGGGAGTAA
- a CDS encoding 2-isopropylmalate synthase, producing the protein MLQTNNKVVIFDTTMRDGELTPGVKMNIDEKISIAQVLEQIGVDVIEVGYPGKYEKDFDEIFQISKIIHKSTICGLASCDRNEILSVAKAIEPADKGRIHTYTLVNIKNKSKLSEEEVLAGIKDSVSLARNYCDDIEWSAFDATRSEPDFLCRAVEVAIESGANTISIPDSLGLLLPEEFAQLLQKIFNRVPNIDRAIVSVHCHDDLGMAVKNSLIALNCGVRQIECSINGLGARKGNADLEEIVEGVLEQKDVSICIETSLIKKASELVSKITGMDNRYVVAL; encoded by the coding sequence ATGTTACAAACTAATAACAAAGTGGTAATTTTTGATACTACCATGCGTGATGGAGAACTTACGCCTGGTGTCAAAATGAACATTGACGAAAAAATTAGCATTGCCCAAGTGCTAGAACAAATAGGCGTAGACGTTATTGAAGTAGGTTATCCTGGGAAATATGAAAAAGATTTTGATGAAATATTCCAGATATCTAAAATAATTCATAAATCTACTATCTGCGGACTTGCAAGCTGCGATCGCAACGAAATATTAAGCGTTGCTAAAGCCATTGAACCAGCCGACAAAGGAAGAATTCATACTTATACATTGGTCAATATTAAAAATAAATCTAAACTCAGTGAAGAGGAAGTATTAGCCGGGATAAAAGACAGTGTTTCATTGGCGCGAAATTACTGCGATGATATAGAGTGGAGTGCGTTTGATGCTACCAGAAGCGAACCGGATTTTTTGTGTAGAGCGGTAGAAGTTGCGATCGAAAGTGGAGCGAACACTATTAGTATACCAGATAGCTTAGGCTTGCTATTACCTGAAGAATTTGCCCAGCTTCTACAGAAAATTTTTAACCGAGTTCCAAATATCGATCGAGCTATTGTTTCAGTCCATTGCCACGATGATTTAGGCATGGCAGTTAAAAATTCCCTTATAGCTTTAAACTGTGGAGTGAGACAGATTGAATGTTCTATCAACGGTTTGGGTGCGAGAAAAGGTAATGCAGATTTAGAAGAAATTGTTGAGGGAGTTTTAGAACAGAAAGATGTTTCAATTTGTATTGAAACATCTTTAATTAAAAAAGCCTCAGAATTAGTTAGTAAAATTACTGGAATGGATAATAGGTACGTTGTTGCACTTTAA
- a CDS encoding DUF4262 domain-containing protein: MKERHINDPVKKKIVDDVKRVGWHVMAVGGDPETMKPGFAYSIGLWHSFKHPEIIMFGLPYQIMGHIINDIGSFVKAGTPIVTGQPYSDFIENYSIIFESVASYQRVEFLCFAEWFYGDDNSFSALQCFWPDKSGYFPWDAEFDDKLIRCQPLLCG; this comes from the coding sequence ATGAAAGAGCGTCACATCAATGACCCAGTAAAAAAGAAAATTGTTGATGATGTGAAAAGAGTAGGTTGGCACGTTATGGCAGTGGGTGGAGATCCAGAAACGATGAAACCTGGTTTTGCCTACTCGATCGGTTTATGGCATTCTTTCAAACATCCTGAGATTATTATGTTTGGATTGCCTTATCAAATTATGGGTCACATTATTAACGATATCGGCAGTTTCGTGAAAGCCGGTACACCTATAGTGACGGGTCAGCCCTATTCGGATTTTATCGAAAACTACTCAATTATTTTTGAGAGTGTGGCATCATATCAGCGTGTTGAGTTTTTGTGCTTCGCCGAATGGTTTTACGGTGACGATAATTCTTTTTCTGCTTTACAATGTTTTTGGCCTGATAAGTCAGGTTATTTCCCTTGGGATGCCGAGTTTGATGATAAGTTAATTAGGTGTCAACCGTTGCTATGTGGCTGA